The Streptomyces uncialis genomic interval CGCTGGCCCGAGCGTCCTCGTGGGCCTGGAGGTGTCCGTACGGGAATCGGAGTGGTCCGTGCGGGATCAGGTCAGGTCGAACTCGCCCTCGCGGGCGTTCAGCACGAAGGCCCCCCACTCGGCCGGGGTGAAGATCAGCGAGGGGCTGCCGGGGCGACGGCTGTTGCGCATCGCGATGAATCCCTCGACGAAGGCGATCTGGACGTCCCCGCGTCCACGGCTGCTCGACCGCCAGTCGGCTTCGCTCAGATCCAGTTCCGGTGTCTCCCCGCCCCTGAGCGGATAGTGCTGGGTGGTGCTGTCGGCCACGTCCGTGCTCCTCCCGGTTCGTCGGGCGGTCAGCCTAGCGAGCGGTCCGGGGCCGGGAACAGATCGCGGGCACGGCGGCGGGGACTGTTTCCGTCCGCGGGCCGTTCGCCTTCCGTTCGCGGGCCGATTCCCGTGCGCGTCGGGCGCGAGGGGGGCGTGCCCTGCGTGGTCAGGACGCGAGGAACGGCTCCACCACGGCGAGGAAGTCACCAGTGCGTTCCCGGTGCACGAGATGCCCCGCGTCGATGGTCACCACCCGGGCGTCCGGGACGAGTCCGGCGAGGACGAGGATCTGGTCCTGCGGGATGAAGCTGGCCGGGCCACCGCCTATGAGCAGGGTGGGCGCGGTGATCCGCGCCATCCCGTCCCACCAGTCCGCGCCCGGCGTGTTGCGCTGCCGGTCGGTGGCCAGGATCATCTCCCAGTCGTACGGCAGCTCCCCCTCGGGCCGTTCGGCGGGTGGGCGCGGCGGGTCCAGCGGGATCGGCGCGGGGACGTCCTCCAGCACCAGGCGGCTTACCCGGCCGGGCTCGCGCTGGGCCAGCAGATACGCCACCGCGCCGCCCAGACTGTGGCCGATCACGACGGTCCGGCCGATCCCGAGCGCGTCGAGGAAGGCGCCCACGTCATCACGCATCGCCTCGTACGTGTACCCGCCGGACCATTCGCTGCGGCCGTGCCCGGGCAGATCGGGGGCGAGGACCCGGTGCCGGACCGCGAGGGCGGTGGCCACCTCGGCCCAGTCGCCGCCGTCGGCGCCCCGGCAGTGCAGCAGCAGGACCGGA includes:
- a CDS encoding DUF397 domain-containing protein yields the protein MADSTTQHYPLRGGETPELDLSEADWRSSSRGRGDVQIAFVEGFIAMRNSRRPGSPSLIFTPAEWGAFVLNAREGEFDLT
- a CDS encoding alpha/beta fold hydrolase, which translates into the protein MHDATIHDTVPPGTPITVRAGGVAFAYRAWGDPAAPPVLLLHCRGADGGDWAEVATALAVRHRVLAPDLPGHGRSEWSGGYTYEAMRDDVGAFLDALGIGRTVVIGHSLGGAVAYLLAQREPGRVSRLVLEDVPAPIPLDPPRPPAERPEGELPYDWEMILATDRQRNTPGADWWDGMARITAPTLLIGGGPASFIPQDQILVLAGLVPDARVVTIDAGHLVHRERTGDFLAVVEPFLAS